From a region of the Balaenoptera musculus isolate JJ_BM4_2016_0621 chromosome 15, mBalMus1.pri.v3, whole genome shotgun sequence genome:
- the SLC12A9 gene encoding solute carrier family 12 member 9 isoform X1 — protein MANENSPLLAYRLLGEEGVSFPANGAGGPGGASARKLSTFLGVVVPTVLSMFSIVVFLRIGFVVGHAGLLQALAMLLVAYFILALTVLSVCAIATNGAVRGGGAYFMISRTLGPEVGGSIGLMFYLANVCGCAVSLLGLVEAMLDVFGADATGSSGLRILPQGYGWNLLYGSLLLGLVGGVCTLGAGLYARASFLTFLLVSGSLASVLVSFVAVRPRDIPLTPRPGPNGSSLPPQVGHFTGFNSSTLKANLGAGYAKDYTTGATMTFASVFAVLFNGCTGIMAGANMSGELKDPSRAIPLGTIVAVAYTFFIYILLFFLSSFTCDRILLQEDYGFFQAISLWSPLVLTGIYATSLSASMSSLIGASRILHALAQDNLFGVILAPAKVVSQGGNPWGAVLYSWGLVQLVLLAGKLNTLAAVVTVFYLVAYAAVDLSCLSLEWASAPNFRPTFSLFSWHTCLLGVASCLLMMFLISPGAAGGSLLLMGLLSALLTARGGPSSWGYVSQALLFHQVRKYLLRLDVRKDHVKFWRPQLLLLVGNPRGALPLLRLANQLKKGGLYVLGHVTLGDLDSLPSDPVQPQYGAWLSLVDRAQVKAFVDLTLSPSVRQGAQHLLRISGLGGMKPNTLVLGFYDDAAPQDHFLTDPAFSEPADGTQEGGSPALSTLFPPPRAPGSPRALSPQDYVATVADALKMNKNVVLARACGALPPERLSRGSGGTSQLHHVDVWPLNLLRPRGGPGYVDVCGLFLLQMATILGMVPAWHSARLRIFLCLGPREAPGAAEGRLRALLSQLRIRAQVQEVVWGEGAASSQEPEEEEEGDFVNGRRGDAEAEALACSANALVRAQQGRGGGGGPGGPEGGDGEEGPATALTFLYLPRPPADPARYPRYLALLEILSRDLGPTLLIHGVTPVTCTDL, from the exons ATGGCCAATGAGAACTCTCCTCTGCTGGCCTACCggctcctgggggaggagggggtttCCTTCCCTGCCAATGGGGCCGGGGGTCCTGGAGGGGCGTCTGCCCGGAAGCTGTCCACCTTCCTGGGTGTGGTGGTACCCACGGTCCTGTCCATGTTCAGTATAGTTGTCTTCTTGAGGATTG GGTTCGTGGTGGGCCATGCTGGGCTGCTGCAGGCTTTGGCCATGCTCCTGGTTGCCTACTTCATCCTGGCACTCACTGTCCTCTCCGTCTGTGCCATCGCTACCAATGGAGCTGTGCGAGGGGGCGGAGCCTACT TCATGATCAGTCGGACCCTGGGGCCTGAGGTCGGGGGCAGCATCGGCCTCATGTTCTACTTGGCTAACGTCTGTGGCTGTGCCGTCTCCCTGCTGGGGCTGGTGGAGGCCATGCTTGATGTCTTCGGGGCTG ATGCCACGGGGTCCAGCGGGCTCCGCATCCTACCCCAGGGCTACGGCTGGAACCTGCTCTACGGCTCCTTGCTGCTGGGCCTGGTGGGCGGGGTCTGCACCCTGGGGGCCGGCCTCTATGCGCGCGCCTCCTTCCTCACATTCCTGTTGGTCTCCGGTTCCCTGGCCTCTGTGCTGGTCAGCTTTGTGGCTGTGAGGCCCAGGGACATCCCCTTGACCCCTAGGCCTGGCCCCAACGGCTCCTCCCTGCCGCCCCAGGTTGGCCACTTCACCGGCTTCAACAGCAGCACCCTGAAGGCCAATCTGGGCG CTGGTTACGCCAAGGACTACACCACGGGGGCCACGATGACCTTTGCTAGCGTCTTTGCCGTCCTTTTTAACGGCTGCACAGGCATCATGGCCGGGGCCAACATGTCAG gggagCTGAAAGATCCCAGCCGGGCCATTCCTCTGGGCACGATTGTTGCTGTTGCCTATACTTTCTTCATCTAcatcctgcttttcttcctctccagcttCACCTGTGACAg GATCCTGCTGCAGGAGGACTACGGGTTCTTCCAAGCCATCAGCCTGTGGTCCCCGCTGGTGCTGACCGGTATCTACGCCACATCGCTCTCAGCCTCCATGAGCTCCCTCATCGGCGCCTCCCGCATCCTCCACGCCCTGGCCCAGGACAACCTCTTTG GAGTGATCCTGGCGCCGGCTAAGGTTGTATCCCAAGGGGGGAACCCCTGGGGAGCCGTGCTCTATTCTTGGGGCCTAGTGCAG CTGGTGCTCCTGGCTGGGAAGCTGAACACGCTGGCCGCTGTGGTCACTGTCTTCTACTTGGTGGCCTATGCTGCCGTGGACCTGTCCTGCCTGAGCCTCGAATGGGCCTCGGCCCCCAACTTCCG ccccaccttcaGCCTCTTCTCCTGGCACACCTGCTTGCTGGGGGTGGCCTCCTGCCTGCTCATGATGTTCCTCATCAGCCCCGGGGCCGCTGGCGGCTCCCTGCTTCTCATGGGCCTGCTTTCTGCCCTGCTCACGGCTCGAGGAGGCCCCAGCAGCTGGGGTTACGTCAGCCAGGCCCTGCTTTTCCATCAG GTGCGGAAGTACCTGCTCCGGCTGGACGTCCGGAAGGACCACGTGAAGTTCTGGCGGccgcagctgctgctgctggtggggAACCCCCGGGGCGCGCTGCCTCTGCTGCGGTTGGCCAACCAGCTCAAGAAAGGGGGCCTCTATGTGCTGGGCCATGTCACCCTGGGAGACCTCG ACTCCCTGCCCTCGGACCCCGTGCAGCCGCAGTACGGGGCGTGGCTGAGCCTGGTGGACCGGGCCCAAGTGAAGGCCTTCGTGGACCTCACCCTCTCGCCCTCCGTGCGCCAGGGGGCTCAGCACCTGCTGCGGATCTCAGGTCTTG GTGGCATGAAGCCCAACACGCTGGTCCTGGGTTTCTACGACGATGCTGCACCCCAGGACCACTTCCTGACGGACCCAGCTTTCTCTGAGCCTGCGGATGGCACCCAGGAGGGCGGGTCCCCGGCCCTGAGCACCCTGTTCCCTCCACCCCGGGCTCCGGGAAGCCCTCGGGCTCTCAGTCCCCAGGACTACGTGGCCACAGTGGCAGACGCCCTGAAGATGAACAAGAATGTGGTTCTGGCCCGGGCCTGTGGAGCCCTGCCCCCCGAGCGGCTAAGCCGGGGATCTGGGGGCACCTCTCAGCTGCATCACGTGGACGTGTGGCCCCTCAACTTGCTGCGGCCCCGGGGCGGGCCCGGCTACGTGGATGTCTGCGGCCTCTTCCTGCTGCAGATGGCAACCATCTTGGGCATGGTGCCTGCTTGGCACAGTGCCCGCCTGCGGATCTTCTTGTGCCTGGGGCCTCGCGAGGCGCCAGGGGCAGCCGAGGGGCGGCTCCGGGCACTGCTGAGCCAGCTGAGGATCCGGGCCCAGGTGCAGGAGGTGGTGTGGGGCGAGGGGGCTGCGTCGTCCCAGGagcctgaggaggaggaggaaggggacttCGTGAACGGCAGGCGGGGAGACGCCGAGGCAGAGGCCCTGGCATGCAGTGCCAACGCCCTGGTTCGGGCCCAGCAGGGGCGCGGCGGAGGAGGGGGGCCTGGTGGCCCTGAGGGTGGGGATGGCGAGGAGGGGCCCGCCACCGCCCTGACCTTCCTGTACC
- the SLC12A9 gene encoding solute carrier family 12 member 9 isoform X3 produces MISRTLGPEVGGSIGLMFYLANVCGCAVSLLGLVEAMLDVFGADATGSSGLRILPQGYGWNLLYGSLLLGLVGGVCTLGAGLYARASFLTFLLVSGSLASVLVSFVAVRPRDIPLTPRPGPNGSSLPPQVGHFTGFNSSTLKANLGAGYAKDYTTGATMTFASVFAVLFNGCTGIMAGANMSGELKDPSRAIPLGTIVAVAYTFFIYILLFFLSSFTCDRILLQEDYGFFQAISLWSPLVLTGIYATSLSASMSSLIGASRILHALAQDNLFGVILAPAKVVSQGGNPWGAVLYSWGLVQLVLLAGKLNTLAAVVTVFYLVAYAAVDLSCLSLEWASAPNFRPTFSLFSWHTCLLGVASCLLMMFLISPGAAGGSLLLMGLLSALLTARGGPSSWGYVSQALLFHQVRKYLLRLDVRKDHVKFWRPQLLLLVGNPRGALPLLRLANQLKKGGLYVLGHVTLGDLDSLPSDPVQPQYGAWLSLVDRAQVKAFVDLTLSPSVRQGAQHLLRISGLGGMKPNTLVLGFYDDAAPQDHFLTDPAFSEPADGTQEGGSPALSTLFPPPRAPGSPRALSPQDYVATVADALKMNKNVVLARACGALPPERLSRGSGGTSQLHHVDVWPLNLLRPRGGPGYVDVCGLFLLQMATILGMVPAWHSARLRIFLCLGPREAPGAAEGRLRALLSQLRIRAQVQEVVWGEGAASSQEPEEEEEGDFVNGRRGDAEAEALACSANALVRAQQGRGGGGGPGGPEGGDGEEGPATALTFLYLPRPPADPARYPRYLALLEILSRDLGPTLLIHGVTPVTCTDL; encoded by the exons ATGATCAGTCGGACCCTGGGGCCTGAGGTCGGGGGCAGCATCGGCCTCATGTTCTACTTGGCTAACGTCTGTGGCTGTGCCGTCTCCCTGCTGGGGCTGGTGGAGGCCATGCTTGATGTCTTCGGGGCTG ATGCCACGGGGTCCAGCGGGCTCCGCATCCTACCCCAGGGCTACGGCTGGAACCTGCTCTACGGCTCCTTGCTGCTGGGCCTGGTGGGCGGGGTCTGCACCCTGGGGGCCGGCCTCTATGCGCGCGCCTCCTTCCTCACATTCCTGTTGGTCTCCGGTTCCCTGGCCTCTGTGCTGGTCAGCTTTGTGGCTGTGAGGCCCAGGGACATCCCCTTGACCCCTAGGCCTGGCCCCAACGGCTCCTCCCTGCCGCCCCAGGTTGGCCACTTCACCGGCTTCAACAGCAGCACCCTGAAGGCCAATCTGGGCG CTGGTTACGCCAAGGACTACACCACGGGGGCCACGATGACCTTTGCTAGCGTCTTTGCCGTCCTTTTTAACGGCTGCACAGGCATCATGGCCGGGGCCAACATGTCAG gggagCTGAAAGATCCCAGCCGGGCCATTCCTCTGGGCACGATTGTTGCTGTTGCCTATACTTTCTTCATCTAcatcctgcttttcttcctctccagcttCACCTGTGACAg GATCCTGCTGCAGGAGGACTACGGGTTCTTCCAAGCCATCAGCCTGTGGTCCCCGCTGGTGCTGACCGGTATCTACGCCACATCGCTCTCAGCCTCCATGAGCTCCCTCATCGGCGCCTCCCGCATCCTCCACGCCCTGGCCCAGGACAACCTCTTTG GAGTGATCCTGGCGCCGGCTAAGGTTGTATCCCAAGGGGGGAACCCCTGGGGAGCCGTGCTCTATTCTTGGGGCCTAGTGCAG CTGGTGCTCCTGGCTGGGAAGCTGAACACGCTGGCCGCTGTGGTCACTGTCTTCTACTTGGTGGCCTATGCTGCCGTGGACCTGTCCTGCCTGAGCCTCGAATGGGCCTCGGCCCCCAACTTCCG ccccaccttcaGCCTCTTCTCCTGGCACACCTGCTTGCTGGGGGTGGCCTCCTGCCTGCTCATGATGTTCCTCATCAGCCCCGGGGCCGCTGGCGGCTCCCTGCTTCTCATGGGCCTGCTTTCTGCCCTGCTCACGGCTCGAGGAGGCCCCAGCAGCTGGGGTTACGTCAGCCAGGCCCTGCTTTTCCATCAG GTGCGGAAGTACCTGCTCCGGCTGGACGTCCGGAAGGACCACGTGAAGTTCTGGCGGccgcagctgctgctgctggtggggAACCCCCGGGGCGCGCTGCCTCTGCTGCGGTTGGCCAACCAGCTCAAGAAAGGGGGCCTCTATGTGCTGGGCCATGTCACCCTGGGAGACCTCG ACTCCCTGCCCTCGGACCCCGTGCAGCCGCAGTACGGGGCGTGGCTGAGCCTGGTGGACCGGGCCCAAGTGAAGGCCTTCGTGGACCTCACCCTCTCGCCCTCCGTGCGCCAGGGGGCTCAGCACCTGCTGCGGATCTCAGGTCTTG GTGGCATGAAGCCCAACACGCTGGTCCTGGGTTTCTACGACGATGCTGCACCCCAGGACCACTTCCTGACGGACCCAGCTTTCTCTGAGCCTGCGGATGGCACCCAGGAGGGCGGGTCCCCGGCCCTGAGCACCCTGTTCCCTCCACCCCGGGCTCCGGGAAGCCCTCGGGCTCTCAGTCCCCAGGACTACGTGGCCACAGTGGCAGACGCCCTGAAGATGAACAAGAATGTGGTTCTGGCCCGGGCCTGTGGAGCCCTGCCCCCCGAGCGGCTAAGCCGGGGATCTGGGGGCACCTCTCAGCTGCATCACGTGGACGTGTGGCCCCTCAACTTGCTGCGGCCCCGGGGCGGGCCCGGCTACGTGGATGTCTGCGGCCTCTTCCTGCTGCAGATGGCAACCATCTTGGGCATGGTGCCTGCTTGGCACAGTGCCCGCCTGCGGATCTTCTTGTGCCTGGGGCCTCGCGAGGCGCCAGGGGCAGCCGAGGGGCGGCTCCGGGCACTGCTGAGCCAGCTGAGGATCCGGGCCCAGGTGCAGGAGGTGGTGTGGGGCGAGGGGGCTGCGTCGTCCCAGGagcctgaggaggaggaggaaggggacttCGTGAACGGCAGGCGGGGAGACGCCGAGGCAGAGGCCCTGGCATGCAGTGCCAACGCCCTGGTTCGGGCCCAGCAGGGGCGCGGCGGAGGAGGGGGGCCTGGTGGCCCTGAGGGTGGGGATGGCGAGGAGGGGCCCGCCACCGCCCTGACCTTCCTGTACC
- the SLC12A9 gene encoding solute carrier family 12 member 9 isoform X2: protein MANENSPLLAYRLLGEEGVSFPANGAGGPGGASARKLSTFLGVVVPTVLSMFSIVVFLRIGFVVGHAGLLQALAMLLVAYFILALTVLSVCAIATNGAVRGGGAYFMISRTLGPEVGGSIGLMFYLANVCGCAVSLLGLVEAMLDVFGADATGSSGLRILPQGYGWNLLYGSLLLGLVGGVCTLGAGLYARASFLTFLLVSGSLASVLVSFVAVRPRDIPLTPRPGPNGSSLPPQVGHFTGFNSSTLKANLGAGYAKDYTTGATMTFASVFAVLFNGCTGIMAGANMSGELKDPSRAIPLGTIVAVAYTFFIYILLFFLSSFTCDRILLQEDYGFFQAISLWSPLVLTGIYATSLSASMSSLIGASRILHALAQDNLFGVILAPAKVVSQGGNPWGAVLYSWGLVQVSFPLQAALTLTVSPPWLYSRDQEGSDAHWETCLKRQDVLALDGERGAWMNAQPLGPCPAGAPGWEAEHAGRCGHCLLLGGLCCRGPVLPEPRMGLGPQLPVRKYLLRLDVRKDHVKFWRPQLLLLVGNPRGALPLLRLANQLKKGGLYVLGHVTLGDLDSLPSDPVQPQYGAWLSLVDRAQVKAFVDLTLSPSVRQGAQHLLRISGLGGMKPNTLVLGFYDDAAPQDHFLTDPAFSEPADGTQEGGSPALSTLFPPPRAPGSPRALSPQDYVATVADALKMNKNVVLARACGALPPERLSRGSGGTSQLHHVDVWPLNLLRPRGGPGYVDVCGLFLLQMATILGMVPAWHSARLRIFLCLGPREAPGAAEGRLRALLSQLRIRAQVQEVVWGEGAASSQEPEEEEEGDFVNGRRGDAEAEALACSANALVRAQQGRGGGGGPGGPEGGDGEEGPATALTFLYLPRPPADPARYPRYLALLEILSRDLGPTLLIHGVTPVTCTDL, encoded by the exons ATGGCCAATGAGAACTCTCCTCTGCTGGCCTACCggctcctgggggaggagggggtttCCTTCCCTGCCAATGGGGCCGGGGGTCCTGGAGGGGCGTCTGCCCGGAAGCTGTCCACCTTCCTGGGTGTGGTGGTACCCACGGTCCTGTCCATGTTCAGTATAGTTGTCTTCTTGAGGATTG GGTTCGTGGTGGGCCATGCTGGGCTGCTGCAGGCTTTGGCCATGCTCCTGGTTGCCTACTTCATCCTGGCACTCACTGTCCTCTCCGTCTGTGCCATCGCTACCAATGGAGCTGTGCGAGGGGGCGGAGCCTACT TCATGATCAGTCGGACCCTGGGGCCTGAGGTCGGGGGCAGCATCGGCCTCATGTTCTACTTGGCTAACGTCTGTGGCTGTGCCGTCTCCCTGCTGGGGCTGGTGGAGGCCATGCTTGATGTCTTCGGGGCTG ATGCCACGGGGTCCAGCGGGCTCCGCATCCTACCCCAGGGCTACGGCTGGAACCTGCTCTACGGCTCCTTGCTGCTGGGCCTGGTGGGCGGGGTCTGCACCCTGGGGGCCGGCCTCTATGCGCGCGCCTCCTTCCTCACATTCCTGTTGGTCTCCGGTTCCCTGGCCTCTGTGCTGGTCAGCTTTGTGGCTGTGAGGCCCAGGGACATCCCCTTGACCCCTAGGCCTGGCCCCAACGGCTCCTCCCTGCCGCCCCAGGTTGGCCACTTCACCGGCTTCAACAGCAGCACCCTGAAGGCCAATCTGGGCG CTGGTTACGCCAAGGACTACACCACGGGGGCCACGATGACCTTTGCTAGCGTCTTTGCCGTCCTTTTTAACGGCTGCACAGGCATCATGGCCGGGGCCAACATGTCAG gggagCTGAAAGATCCCAGCCGGGCCATTCCTCTGGGCACGATTGTTGCTGTTGCCTATACTTTCTTCATCTAcatcctgcttttcttcctctccagcttCACCTGTGACAg GATCCTGCTGCAGGAGGACTACGGGTTCTTCCAAGCCATCAGCCTGTGGTCCCCGCTGGTGCTGACCGGTATCTACGCCACATCGCTCTCAGCCTCCATGAGCTCCCTCATCGGCGCCTCCCGCATCCTCCACGCCCTGGCCCAGGACAACCTCTTTG GAGTGATCCTGGCGCCGGCTAAGGTTGTATCCCAAGGGGGGAACCCCTGGGGAGCCGTGCTCTATTCTTGGGGCCTAGTGCAGGTAAGCTTTCCTCTTCAAGCTGCCCTCACCCTCACCGTAAGCCCCCCCTGGTTATACTCGCGGGACCAGGAAGGGTCAGACGCGCACTGGGAGACGTGCCTGAAAAGGCAGGATGTGTTGGCGTTGGACGGGGAGCGGGGCGCGTGGATGAACGCCCAGCCTCTTGGTCCTTGTCCAGCTGGTGCTCCTGGCTGGGAAGCTGAACACGCTGGCCGCTGTGGTCACTGTCTTCTACTTGGTGGCCTATGCTGCCGTGGACCTGTCCTGCCTGAGCCTCGAATGGGCCTCGGCCCCCAACTTCCG GTGCGGAAGTACCTGCTCCGGCTGGACGTCCGGAAGGACCACGTGAAGTTCTGGCGGccgcagctgctgctgctggtggggAACCCCCGGGGCGCGCTGCCTCTGCTGCGGTTGGCCAACCAGCTCAAGAAAGGGGGCCTCTATGTGCTGGGCCATGTCACCCTGGGAGACCTCG ACTCCCTGCCCTCGGACCCCGTGCAGCCGCAGTACGGGGCGTGGCTGAGCCTGGTGGACCGGGCCCAAGTGAAGGCCTTCGTGGACCTCACCCTCTCGCCCTCCGTGCGCCAGGGGGCTCAGCACCTGCTGCGGATCTCAGGTCTTG GTGGCATGAAGCCCAACACGCTGGTCCTGGGTTTCTACGACGATGCTGCACCCCAGGACCACTTCCTGACGGACCCAGCTTTCTCTGAGCCTGCGGATGGCACCCAGGAGGGCGGGTCCCCGGCCCTGAGCACCCTGTTCCCTCCACCCCGGGCTCCGGGAAGCCCTCGGGCTCTCAGTCCCCAGGACTACGTGGCCACAGTGGCAGACGCCCTGAAGATGAACAAGAATGTGGTTCTGGCCCGGGCCTGTGGAGCCCTGCCCCCCGAGCGGCTAAGCCGGGGATCTGGGGGCACCTCTCAGCTGCATCACGTGGACGTGTGGCCCCTCAACTTGCTGCGGCCCCGGGGCGGGCCCGGCTACGTGGATGTCTGCGGCCTCTTCCTGCTGCAGATGGCAACCATCTTGGGCATGGTGCCTGCTTGGCACAGTGCCCGCCTGCGGATCTTCTTGTGCCTGGGGCCTCGCGAGGCGCCAGGGGCAGCCGAGGGGCGGCTCCGGGCACTGCTGAGCCAGCTGAGGATCCGGGCCCAGGTGCAGGAGGTGGTGTGGGGCGAGGGGGCTGCGTCGTCCCAGGagcctgaggaggaggaggaaggggacttCGTGAACGGCAGGCGGGGAGACGCCGAGGCAGAGGCCCTGGCATGCAGTGCCAACGCCCTGGTTCGGGCCCAGCAGGGGCGCGGCGGAGGAGGGGGGCCTGGTGGCCCTGAGGGTGGGGATGGCGAGGAGGGGCCCGCCACCGCCCTGACCTTCCTGTACC